The following proteins are encoded in a genomic region of Drosophila willistoni isolate 14030-0811.24 chromosome 3R, UCI_dwil_1.1, whole genome shotgun sequence:
- the LOC6650264 gene encoding uncharacterized protein LOC6650264, which produces MGTPRNSLTKEHTASILGSVNRKSYPLRFGETEKGPMAERDYGLMKISSNKSQTPYPRVEKGVDPDMLKARLKDRRHSEASSRRLDESLASEVIIEKIHLVKLDPAGVDRQREEEREKLLMGTPHPKKGNAVDPKLLIKHLKFSTTSTSRRRSLERDSTFGRRYSKRPSKRSKQVLNARSNLLKRCKKRVLINPHHQSIDDLDSADGKYFQDDCQISQFSSLFGSRTSFTKLDFEERRRKFYEAEFTIAKKGKRIGESMTVQPNTAQIVEKQSWFASDNRAKEEIEKFIIKQGFVKTRNDQLTTWRQQSRLSHYSDRGYARSSHYSRSSQASLRSIVSLKSPRIKLPH; this is translated from the coding sequence ATGGGTACTCCAAGAAATTCTCTGACTAAGGAACACACAGCTTCCATATTGGGTTCTGTGAATAGAAAGTCATATCCTCTGCGATTCGGCGAAACGGAAAAGGGTCCAATGGCCGAACGAGATTATGGATTGATGAAAATTAGCTCGAATAAATCGCAGACACCATATCCACGTGTTGAGAAGGGTGTCGACCCCGACATGCTAAAGGCTCGCCTCAAAGACCGGAGACATAGCGAGGCCAGTAGTCGTAGACTCGATGAATCGTTAGCATCGGAAGTTATAATAGAGAAAATTCATTTGGTAAAATTGGATCCTGCTGGTGTCGATAGGCAAAGAGAGGAGGAGCGTGAAAAACTACTTATGGGAACACCTCACCCGAAAAAGGGTAACGCAGTTGACCCCAAACTGTTGataaaacatctcaaattttCAACGACATCAACAAGCCGAAGACGTTCACTCGAAAGAGATTCTACCTTCGGTAGGAGGTATTCAAAAAGACCCTCCAAGCGAAGCAAACAAGTTTTAAATGCTAGATCGAATCTACTAAAGAGATGTAAGAAACGTGTCCTTATCAATCCACATCATCAGTCTATCGATGACTTGGACAGTGCGGATGGAAAGTACTTTCAGGATGATTGTCAGATTTCTCAATTTAGTAGCTTGTTCGGTAGCAGGACATCGTTCACCAAGCTAGACTTTGAGGAACGTCGTCGTAAATTCTATGAGGCGGAATTCACAATTGCCAAGAAGGGTAAACGAATAGGAGAGTCCATGACGGTGCAACCCAATACCGCTCAGATTGTGGAAAAACAATCATGGTTCGCTAGCGATAACCGAGCCAAGGAGGAAATTGAAAAGTTCATTATTAAACAGGGTTTCGTGAAAACTCGCAATGATCAGTTAACCACATGGAGACAGCAATCCCGACTATCACATTATAGCGATCGAGGTTATGCCAGAAGTAGCCACTATTCCCGCTCCTCACAGGCATCACTGAGGAGTATTGTATCGTTGAAAAGTCCACGTATTAAATTGCCTCATTAG